From Pararhizobium sp. A13:
CAGGCAAGGATCCGCAGAAAATGCTCGATCTCCGCCGTCGCGTAAAACTGCCGGGCGACATCCAGATGCACTCCACGCCAGCCAAGCGCCGGCTCATCGGCGATTTCGCCGGCGACCGGGAACAGGAAGGTTTCGGGGTGGAGCCGCGCGCCGCGCAAAATCTGTCCGAGCGTGATCAAGCCATAGAGCAGGCCGGTACGGGTGCTGCCCGAAACGGCAACGCCGGCAGCGGAAAACCGGACGCTGTATGCTTCCGGCGCAAAGCCGTCCGCTAACGACAGGGAAACCGGAAAGCCACCCTCGGCGACCGGCCGGACGATACCTTCGACGGGAAACAGGCACTCGGTTAGGGCTTCGAACGCCCGCACAGCCGCGTCGGCTTCGGCTCCCTCAGGCTTGAGATCGAGCCCGGCAGGAGGCGCCAGCCGGCCGGAGACGGAAACAGCACTCGGCCACGGCACGACGGAAACGGACACTGGGGCGACCTTCGGAACCCGATAGACGACGGCGCCACGTGTCAGGGCGGCATTGTCGCCCTTCGCCCGCGTCGGCGCAACGGATACCGGCGCCGTGTCGTTGTCCGACAGCACCACGTAGGCGGCATTGGCGCCATCGGTCCAGTGCTTCGGGTGGTAGCTCATCCCGCACGCCTTTATGGTCCAGCTCTCCCCAGGCTGGAGAACGAGGCCTTCCGGCGGCGCGAACTCGGCGTGGTTCGACAGCCGCTTCAGCAGCCTTCCACCCTCCACGGTCGCTTCCGGATCAATACGTGCCGGGCCGGAAACGCACAGCGTGAACCCTTCCAGCGGCTGATCAGTGTTGTTGGTCAGGCTGAGCGCGTAGGCCGGCTGCTCGTCCAGCCCCGCCGGTACCCAGACTGTTTCCAGCTGATATCTGCTTTTCGCTACAATCGTCATGATGTTCACCCCTGGGACAATGTCAGTCGGCGCTCTTGAGCAGGCCGGCATAGACGCCGGGCGCGGAATTCGGGATCGGCGTGGCGCCCACGGTGCGCTCGTAGAATGCGGATGGCCCGACATCGCCGATAATCGCGTAGCCGTAACCCATCGTCTTCAGGTCCAGAAGGCAGGCCAAAAGCAGCGCATGACCTATGCCCTCGCCGCGCGCCGCCTCATCGACGCCCGTCGGCCCGAAGAACCCGCGAGCGATCGATTCATGGCAGGCAAAACCAATGAGCTTTTCAGCCCGGGTCGCGAGAAAGCAGGTGGGCGGCTGGCGGGCAAAGGCGACGGTGGTCTCGCTCGCCCAGCCGGAGCCGAACTTTTCCCGCACCCAGCCGGTCACTAGTTCGAGTTCCGGCGCAAGTGCCCGCCGGATGGTGACGCCCGCCTTTTCCATTCGCGCGTCGAGACCGGAAACCGGCTTAACCACCGAGAGGTTGACCAGATAGTCCATGTTGAACCTTTTGCGATCACGCTTGGCATAGGCCAAGAACACAGGCCGATGCTCTACATTAAGTCAAATAGCTTGACTTAATGTAGAGGGGAAAACAAAGGCCCGTCAACTCACCTTTGGCGGGCTGGCCAAACCACAACAGCCTAAATTTTTTAGGTGCAGAAAAGCAACCGGCGCCGGAGGGCGCCGAAAGTCAGTAAGGATCGCGGCTTCCGCCTTCCCTGTATGATCAGATGATGGAGCTGTCGACGATCACCAGCGGTTTCCCCTGCGAGCAGGCTTCGAGCCGCGCCTCGACCCGGTAGATGTCGCGCAGCATCGCCTGCGTTATGACATCGGCCGTCGGACCGCTCGCGGCCATTTTACCGTCGGCGATGACGATGGTGTTGTCGCAATAGCGGAGCGCATGATTGAGATCGTGCAGCGCAATCAGCACCGCCATGCCCGATCGGGATGCCAGTGCCTTCATGAAACCCAGCACTTCGATCTGCCGGAAAAGGTCGAGAGCCGAGGTCGGTTCGTCCATCAGAAGAACCTCGGGCTTGCGCACGAGCGCCTGGGCGATCGACACCAGTTGGCGCTGCCCGCCGGAGAGCTCGCCGAGCCCGCGAAAGCCGAGATCGTCGATCCGGAGTGCCTGCAGAACGTGGTCGATGTCCGTCAGATCCCGGTCGTGAACCTTCCAGCCGGTTCCCTGCTTGGCTGCCAGCAAAATCGATTCGTAGACCGTCAGGACCGCATTGGCACCGGTGTCCTGCGGCATGTAGCAGATCGTTTCCGGACCCTTGTCGGTATCGCTGAGATACACAGTCCCCGGCCCGGAGGTGAGGCCTGCGATACGCTTGAAAAGAGTGGATTTGCCGGCGGCGTTGGGCCCGATCACGGCGGTGATGACGCCACCGGCGAGCACGCCGGTATCGACGCCGGACAAAACGACGTGCTTGCCGTATTTGGCGCCAAGGCCTTCGAGTGCCAGACTTACCACGACCGCCTCCGATTGCTGAAGATGAGCACAAAGAAGAAGGGAACACCGACTAGTGCTGTGATGACGCCGATCGGCAGAATGGCACCGGGAATGATCGTCTTCGACACGACCGAGGTCGCAGATAACAGCAGCGCACCGCAAACAAGCGAGGCCGGAAGAAAGAAACGCTGATCCTCACCGACCAGCATGCGCGCAATATGCGGCCCGACCAGACCGATGAATCCGATTGTACCGACGAAGGAAACCGGGATCGCGGCGAGAAGGCTGACCAGCATCATGGTTTCGAGGCGAAGCGCGCGCACATTGATCCCGAAGCTCGCCGCCTTGTCGTCGCCGAGCCGCAGCGCCGTCAGCGCCCAGGCGCGGTGGGCAAACAGCGGAACGGCGAAGACGAGTATAGCCCCGGTCACCCAGACCTTGACCCAGGTCGCCTTGGTGAGACTGCCCATGGTCCAGAAGACGACGGCAGCCAATGCCTGCTCGGAGGCGAGATATTCAAGCAGCGAGAGCAGGGCATTGAAGGTGAAGACAAGTGCG
This genomic window contains:
- a CDS encoding GNAT family N-acetyltransferase, with amino-acid sequence MDYLVNLSVVKPVSGLDARMEKAGVTIRRALAPELELVTGWVREKFGSGWASETTVAFARQPPTCFLATRAEKLIGFACHESIARGFFGPTGVDEAARGEGIGHALLLACLLDLKTMGYGYAIIGDVGPSAFYERTVGATPIPNSAPGVYAGLLKSAD
- a CDS encoding ABC transporter ATP-binding protein, with amino-acid sequence MVSLALEGLGAKYGKHVVLSGVDTGVLAGGVITAVIGPNAAGKSTLFKRIAGLTSGPGTVYLSDTDKGPETICYMPQDTGANAVLTVYESILLAAKQGTGWKVHDRDLTDIDHVLQALRIDDLGFRGLGELSGGQRQLVSIAQALVRKPEVLLMDEPTSALDLFRQIEVLGFMKALASRSGMAVLIALHDLNHALRYCDNTIVIADGKMAASGPTADVITQAMLRDIYRVEARLEACSQGKPLVIVDSSII
- a CDS encoding iron ABC transporter permease, translated to MTLAIAHPIEDAGGGRYRALAFRRIVLILCLVAALFVSVAVDMALGPANYTLSDVLRALFQPASVDDQLRVVIWDIRMPIALMAVTVGASLSVAGAQMQTILANPLASPFTLGISAAASFGAALGLVGGVAIFPVAVHYMVPINALLMAMVAALFIHFASTMRGVTVETIVLLGIALVFTFNALLSLLEYLASEQALAAVVFWTMGSLTKATWVKVWVTGAILVFAVPLFAHRAWALTALRLGDDKAASFGINVRALRLETMMLVSLLAAIPVSFVGTIGFIGLVGPHIARMLVGEDQRFFLPASLVCGALLLSATSVVSKTIIPGAILPIGVITALVGVPFFFVLIFSNRRRSW